In a genomic window of Paracoccaceae bacterium:
- a CDS encoding SDR family oxidoreductase: MKTLLSIGHGFSARALAQLLLPKGWRIIGTTRSDEKAAQIMATGVEPIIWPGTDLSEALAQSDALLVSAGPGPEGDPTLAALRAEIVAAAPNLSWVGYLSTTGVYGDHQGGWVDETSPLTPSTKRGLARVEAEAEWQAIAGLNLHIFRLAGIYGPGRGPFAKVRNGTARRIIKKGQVFSRIHVEDIAQVLEASLRKPNPGAIYNLCDDDPAPPQDVIAYAAELLGLPLPPEVDFETADMSPMARSFYAESKKVRNDLIKRELGVVLKYPDYRTGLGMMLQGSKID, from the coding sequence ATGAAAACACTCCTCTCCATCGGTCATGGATTTTCGGCGCGTGCTTTGGCCCAGCTTTTGCTGCCAAAGGGGTGGCGCATCATCGGCACAACCCGCAGCGATGAAAAGGCAGCCCAGATCATGGCGACGGGTGTTGAGCCAATAATCTGGCCCGGAACGGACCTGTCAGAGGCGCTGGCGCAGTCCGATGCGCTGCTTGTTTCTGCCGGACCGGGGCCGGAGGGGGATCCGACTCTTGCCGCCCTGCGCGCGGAAATCGTTGCTGCGGCACCGAACCTTTCATGGGTTGGATACCTGTCCACCACGGGTGTTTACGGTGATCATCAGGGCGGGTGGGTCGATGAAACGTCACCGCTGACGCCCTCCACAAAACGCGGTCTCGCGCGGGTTGAAGCCGAAGCGGAGTGGCAGGCGATTGCGGGCCTCAATCTGCATATTTTCCGTCTGGCCGGTATCTATGGACCGGGGCGCGGGCCTTTCGCCAAGGTGCGCAATGGCACCGCGCGCCGGATCATCAAAAAGGGGCAGGTGTTTTCGCGCATCCACGTAGAAGACATCGCGCAGGTGCTTGAGGCATCTCTACGCAAACCCAATCCAGGCGCGATCTACAACCTTTGTGATGATGATCCGGCCCCCCCACAGGATGTCATTGCCTATGCCGCAGAGCTATTGGGCCTGCCCCTGCCCCCCGAGGTTGATTTTGAAACGGCAGATATGAGCCCGATGGCGCGCAGTTTTTATGCCGAGAGCAAAAAAGTGCGGAACGATTTGATCAAGCGTGAATTGGGCGTGGTGTTGAAATACCCAGACTATCGGACAGGTCTGGGGATGATGCTTCAAGGGTCAAAGATTGATTAG
- a CDS encoding LysR family transcriptional regulator: MISHQTLRRLIYFAAIGEAGSIRGAALRLNLSVPVLSEALSELEEELGISLATRTTRRFALTEAGVQAHSAAQQILATASGLSSLTSEEQPLVGTLGITLPVELAGFWLPEKILAFQKDHPKVVFDIDVTDTVIDLHAGMIEVAIRTDYIAPGERSRSSENLPLVVVAKNAVDVDSTGAVSIPLIDSQLDRKLLATAQDGRVLPLRFTQTLRVTSRAAALALARAGIGAVMVMRGSVEVELASGALVEVLPDFKFGSIDLKTHFRDRMPGRAAQMFVASLGLDQQ; encoded by the coding sequence ATGATCTCCCATCAAACCCTGCGTCGGCTCATATATTTCGCTGCGATTGGAGAAGCTGGATCAATCCGTGGGGCCGCACTACGGCTGAACCTGTCCGTGCCCGTCTTGTCAGAAGCCTTGTCCGAGTTGGAGGAAGAGTTGGGCATATCGTTGGCAACGCGAACAACACGGCGCTTTGCCCTGACTGAAGCTGGCGTGCAGGCCCACTCCGCGGCGCAACAGATTCTGGCTACGGCTAGCGGTCTGAGTAGTCTTACATCCGAAGAACAACCTCTGGTCGGGACACTTGGGATCACCTTGCCTGTCGAACTGGCCGGATTTTGGCTCCCAGAGAAGATACTAGCCTTTCAAAAAGACCATCCAAAAGTTGTATTTGACATCGACGTTACAGATACGGTGATCGACTTGCACGCCGGAATGATCGAAGTCGCCATCCGAACTGACTACATTGCGCCGGGTGAACGCAGTCGCTCATCTGAAAACCTGCCACTTGTTGTTGTCGCGAAAAACGCAGTTGACGTCGACTCCACTGGCGCTGTCTCAATTCCGTTGATCGATAGCCAGCTTGACCGGAAACTACTCGCAACAGCGCAGGATGGCAGAGTGCTGCCGTTGAGATTTACCCAGACTCTTCGGGTGACGAGCAGAGCCGCAGCATTGGCTTTGGCACGCGCAGGCATTGGTGCCGTGATGGTGATGCGAGGATCGGTCGAGGTTGAATTGGCCAGTGGCGCATTGGTCGAGGTGCTGCCAGATTTCAAGTTCGGTTCAATCGATCTAAAAACCCATTTTCGTGATCGAATGCCGGGAAGGGCAGCGCAGATGTTTGTGGCATCCCTTGGCTTGGATCAACAATAG
- a CDS encoding LysR substrate-binding domain-containing protein gives MAELPPLNWLRAFEASARNLSFTGAARDLNMTQSAVSQQIKSLEGFLGRPLFHRRARALELTQTGISYLPVVRDAFRTLAHGTRALTRNESDVLQIQCNLTFAIQWLAPRLSRFRHAHPGVQINLMTELWEARDMAEGADVEIRYSLRPSDQVHAELLATDHYYPVCAPNYEVTLETLADQPLYDCSNMMGTWAVWAEEQGLEWSPPPVTYATTYSIPLSVAVAGGGMALGHDIIVQGLIKADHLVVPFAHRAEMQEAYYLIQSPRAQAMPAAQAFTNWLRQELTTKVA, from the coding sequence GTGGCCGAGCTGCCCCCCCTGAACTGGTTACGCGCCTTTGAAGCCTCCGCGCGCAATCTCAGCTTCACTGGCGCGGCCCGGGATCTCAACATGACGCAGAGTGCCGTGAGCCAGCAGATCAAATCCCTTGAAGGATTTCTGGGGCGACCCTTGTTTCATCGCCGCGCGCGTGCGCTGGAATTGACCCAGACCGGCATCAGTTACCTGCCCGTGGTGCGTGATGCTTTTAGGACGCTGGCCCATGGCACCCGCGCTCTGACGCGCAATGAAAGTGATGTCCTGCAAATCCAGTGCAATCTGACCTTCGCCATCCAATGGCTTGCGCCCCGGCTGTCCCGCTTTCGCCACGCGCATCCCGGGGTTCAGATCAACCTCATGACGGAGCTCTGGGAAGCGCGCGACATGGCCGAAGGTGCTGATGTCGAAATCCGCTATTCGCTGCGTCCCTCCGATCAGGTGCACGCCGAACTTCTGGCAACGGACCACTATTACCCGGTCTGTGCCCCAAATTATGAGGTAACGCTCGAAACGCTTGCGGATCAACCGCTCTATGATTGCTCAAACATGATGGGCACCTGGGCGGTTTGGGCTGAAGAACAGGGATTAGAGTGGTCCCCGCCACCCGTTACCTATGCCACAACTTATTCCATTCCTCTGTCTGTTGCCGTGGCTGGCGGCGGCATGGCACTGGGGCATGACATCATTGTGCAAGGCTTGATCAAAGCCGACCATCTTGTCGTGCCGTTTGCGCACCGCGCTGAAATGCAGGAGGCCTATTACCTGATTCAATCGCCGCGTGCCCAGGCCATGCCCGCCGCTCAGGCATTTACCAATTGGCTTCGACAGGAACTCACCACAAAGGTGGCCTAA
- a CDS encoding glyoxalase yields MDYETVSAEDFGKSLRGIGLNLLVRDVRATAAFLAGVFDVGVHRLSEDFAIITYGAEVFQLHSDGTYGANPLLGLLPENPPRGAGIEIRFYDTDPEEAVAKAEALGAMILHAPTDKPHGLREAYILCADGYAWVPSRPL; encoded by the coding sequence ATGGACTACGAAACCGTATCAGCAGAGGATTTCGGCAAAAGCTTGCGTGGTATCGGGCTGAACCTGCTGGTGCGGGATGTGCGGGCCACCGCCGCATTTCTGGCGGGCGTGTTCGATGTGGGGGTGCACCGGCTCAGCGAGGATTTCGCGATCATCACTTACGGTGCGGAGGTGTTTCAACTGCACAGTGATGGCACCTATGGAGCCAACCCTCTGCTGGGGCTGCTACCGGAAAACCCGCCACGCGGGGCCGGGATCGAGATCCGGTTTTATGATACCGATCCCGAGGAGGCCGTAGCAAAGGCGGAAGCACTGGGCGCGATGATCTTGCATGCCCCAACGGACAAACCTCACGGCCTGAGGGAAGCCTACATCCTATGCGCGGATGGTTATGCATGGGTGCCGAGTCGTCCGTTGTGA
- a CDS encoding acyl-CoA dehydrogenase family protein, with product MNFGLNAEHQMIAETVRSFVENEIYPHEAMVERTGEVPQEIADEIKRKTLELGFYACNFPESVGCAGLNHLEFALVERELGRGSMALNHFFGRPQNILMACEGEQVERYLMPAVRGERMDALAMTEPGAGSDVRGMKCAAMRDGGDWVVNGTKHFISGADHADFIIVFIATGEDQTPKGPKKRITAFLVDRGTPGFSIRDGYKSVSHRGYKNMILDFDDCRLPDAQVLGDVDGGFDVMNTWLYATRITVATMSVGRARRVFDYALDYAAEREQFGQKIGKFQGVSFQLADMITEIDAADLLTLAAADRLDRDLPANREIASAKLYASEMLARVTDAAIQIHGGMGLMDDYPLERFWRDARVERIWDGTSEIQRHIISRDLLRALGA from the coding sequence ATGAATTTTGGGCTGAACGCCGAACACCAGATGATCGCGGAGACGGTCCGCAGTTTTGTTGAAAACGAAATCTATCCTCATGAGGCGATGGTCGAGCGGACGGGTGAGGTGCCACAGGAAATTGCGGATGAGATCAAGCGCAAGACACTTGAGCTTGGGTTTTACGCCTGCAATTTCCCAGAGAGTGTTGGCTGCGCGGGACTGAACCATCTGGAATTTGCGCTGGTGGAACGCGAATTGGGGCGCGGGTCGATGGCGCTTAATCACTTCTTTGGCCGCCCGCAAAACATTCTGATGGCCTGTGAGGGCGAGCAGGTGGAACGGTATCTGATGCCAGCTGTGCGCGGGGAGCGGATGGACGCGCTGGCCATGACTGAACCCGGTGCGGGATCAGACGTGCGGGGCATGAAATGCGCCGCCATGCGCGACGGCGGGGATTGGGTGGTGAATGGCACCAAGCATTTCATATCCGGCGCGGATCACGCCGATTTCATCATTGTGTTCATTGCAACCGGAGAGGATCAGACACCTAAAGGGCCGAAAAAACGCATCACGGCCTTTCTGGTGGATCGTGGCACGCCCGGGTTTAGCATTCGTGATGGGTACAAATCCGTCAGCCACCGGGGATACAAGAATATGATCCTCGATTTTGACGATTGTCGCTTGCCGGACGCCCAGGTTTTGGGTGACGTGGATGGCGGGTTTGATGTCATGAACACTTGGCTTTATGCGACGCGGATCACGGTCGCAACCATGAGCGTGGGTCGCGCGCGACGGGTGTTTGATTACGCGTTGGATTATGCCGCGGAGCGTGAGCAATTCGGCCAGAAGATCGGCAAATTTCAGGGCGTCAGTTTCCAGCTGGCGGATATGATCACGGAAATTGATGCTGCCGATCTTTTGACCCTGGCGGCGGCGGACCGGTTGGATCGCGACCTGCCTGCGAACCGCGAAATCGCCAGTGCGAAACTCTATGCCTCTGAAATGCTGGCGCGCGTGACCGATGCGGCGATCCAGATCCATGGCGGGATGGGGTTGATGGATGATTATCCATTGGAGCGGTTTTGGCGCGATGCCCGGGTGGAACGGATCTGGGACGGAACGTCAGAAATTCAACGCCATATCATCAGCCGCGATTTGCTGCGCGCCTTGGGGGCTTAA
- a CDS encoding carnitinyl-CoA dehydratase, which yields MDPIKTSRKGAILQVTLDRPKANAIDLATSRIMGEVFAEFRDDPELRVAILTGTGEKFFCPGWDLKAAADGDAVDGDYGVGGFGGLQELRGLNKPVIAAVNGIACGGGLELALSADMILAADHATFALPEIRSGTVADAASVKLPKRIPYHIAMELLLTGRWFDASEAKGWGLVNEIVRAGELMDRAWALADLIASGPPLVYAAIKEIVRDAEDAKFQDAMNRITKRQLASVDRLYSSEDQLEGARAFAEKRDPVWKGR from the coding sequence ATGGATCCGATTAAAACCAGTCGAAAAGGTGCTATTTTGCAGGTCACGCTGGATCGGCCCAAAGCCAATGCCATTGATCTCGCGACCTCGCGGATCATGGGCGAGGTTTTTGCGGAATTTCGGGATGATCCCGAATTGCGCGTGGCCATTCTGACCGGCACAGGCGAGAAGTTCTTTTGCCCCGGCTGGGATCTCAAGGCCGCTGCCGACGGCGATGCAGTAGATGGTGACTACGGTGTCGGGGGTTTTGGCGGTTTGCAGGAGCTGCGCGGGTTGAACAAGCCGGTAATTGCCGCGGTCAACGGGATCGCCTGTGGCGGCGGGCTGGAACTGGCGCTGAGCGCGGATATGATATTGGCGGCGGATCACGCCACATTTGCCTTGCCGGAAATACGATCAGGCACGGTTGCAGATGCAGCCTCCGTCAAGCTGCCCAAACGCATACCTTATCATATTGCGATGGAATTGCTGTTAACGGGGCGTTGGTTTGACGCATCCGAGGCCAAGGGCTGGGGTCTGGTGAACGAAATCGTCCGAGCCGGTGAATTGATGGATCGGGCATGGGCGCTGGCCGACCTGATCGCCTCGGGACCGCCGCTCGTCTATGCTGCAATCAAGGAAATCGTGCGTGATGCTGAGGACGCCAAGTTTCAGGATGCGATGAACCGGATCACAAAACGCCAGTTGGCATCGGTGGATCGGTTGTATTCATCCGAAGACCAACTGGAAGGCGCGCGCGCCTTCGCTGAAAAACGCGATCCCGTCTGGAAGGGCCGCTAA
- a CDS encoding YdeI/OmpD-associated family protein produces MPVGDGWQYFIVSPEIKAQTGLDVGDEVEMRFRVDDQDFVDAPKALEAAVFADAQVSARWDKLTAGKKRMFTNHVMSAKTPPTEKRQMDDALTAIGEGITLCDLQKRK; encoded by the coding sequence ATGCCGGTCGGCGACGGATGGCAATACTTCATCGTCTCGCCTGAGATCAAGGCGCAGACCGGTCTAGACGTTGGAGACGAGGTTGAGATGCGGTTTCGTGTCGATGACCAGGACTTCGTGGATGCCCCGAAAGCGTTGGAAGCGGCGGTCTTTGCCGATGCGCAGGTGAGCGCGCGGTGGGACAAGCTGACAGCCGGCAAGAAGCGCATGTTCACCAATCATGTGATGTCGGCAAAAACGCCGCCTACGGAGAAGCGCCAGATGGATGACGCCCTCACAGCGATTGGGGAAGGTATCACCCTCTGCGACCTTCAAAAGCGGAAATAA
- a CDS encoding acetate--CoA ligase family protein, translating into MSRDLSRLLRPRSVAVIGGGAWCAQVVVQLKAMGFDGDIWRVHPDPAPIEGIAAVPSVADLPGVPDAAYVAVNRHLSVGIVAALAEAGTGGAVCFASGFAEASREDATASDLQAALVKAAGHMPILGPNCYGFINALDGVLLWPDQHGCAPVESGVGIITQSSNIAINLTMQLRGLPIACVVTCGNMAQTSQAEIALALLDDPRITAIGLHIEGFGDGTQWHVVALKARNKGVPLVALKVGASVQARQATVSHTASLAGSDTGASAFLRRLGIARLHDLPSFLETLKLLHVTGALESNAMSCISCSGGEASLVADAAEGLSLSLPSLSACQKAALHDALGSLVALSNPLDYHTYIWGDADRMVAAWLPMAADHIGLVMLIIDYPHTDASAWDCATQAAIALRRISERPVAVVATLPELMPRAVAARFLAAGVTPICGLREAMMAAEAAANMGTPHRLPLLVPKAAGPLALVGEAEAKDLLKAHGVHVPRGVVLASFDDPGPAGDLSPPLALKGRGLAHKSEAGAVALNLSHDCLAHAAEPMAAESFLVEEMILGVVAELLVGVTRDPAHGFLLTIAAGGVMTELWQDSVSLLLPVTAADVADGLAQLRTYPLLTGYRGKPRADIAAITSAILALQVCVVAHADTIHEIEINPLICTSDSAVAADALITMAAPSMQKEM; encoded by the coding sequence GTGAGCCGTGATTTGAGCCGATTGTTGCGCCCCCGCTCTGTGGCTGTGATCGGCGGAGGTGCATGGTGCGCGCAGGTGGTGGTGCAGTTGAAAGCGATGGGTTTTGACGGTGATATCTGGCGCGTGCATCCCGACCCGGCCCCGATAGAGGGGATTGCCGCGGTGCCTTCTGTGGCTGATTTGCCCGGCGTGCCGGATGCGGCATATGTTGCTGTGAACCGGCATCTCAGTGTTGGCATCGTTGCAGCGCTGGCCGAGGCGGGTACGGGTGGCGCGGTTTGTTTTGCCTCTGGTTTTGCCGAAGCGTCACGCGAAGACGCAACAGCATCTGACTTGCAGGCCGCTCTGGTGAAGGCAGCGGGTCACATGCCGATCCTTGGGCCCAATTGCTATGGTTTCATAAATGCCCTTGATGGGGTGCTTTTGTGGCCGGACCAGCATGGGTGCGCGCCCGTAGAAAGCGGTGTTGGGATAATTACCCAGAGTTCCAACATCGCCATCAACCTCACGATGCAGCTGCGCGGCTTGCCCATTGCCTGTGTCGTGACTTGCGGCAACATGGCCCAGACAAGTCAGGCAGAGATAGCGCTGGCGCTGCTGGATGATCCCCGCATTACTGCGATTGGTCTGCACATCGAAGGATTTGGCGATGGGACGCAGTGGCATGTGGTGGCGCTCAAGGCGCGGAACAAGGGTGTGCCGCTGGTGGCGCTGAAGGTTGGCGCGTCGGTACAGGCGCGACAGGCAACCGTGTCGCATACCGCCTCGCTGGCGGGCAGTGATACCGGGGCTTCAGCGTTTTTGCGCAGGCTCGGAATTGCGCGTCTGCATGATTTGCCAAGCTTTCTGGAGACGCTGAAACTGCTGCACGTTACGGGCGCGTTGGAGAGCAACGCGATGTCCTGCATCAGTTGTTCCGGCGGGGAGGCCAGTCTTGTCGCTGATGCGGCGGAGGGTTTGTCGCTTAGTCTGCCATCGCTCAGCGCCTGTCAGAAAGCCGCGCTCCATGATGCTTTGGGGTCTTTGGTTGCGTTGTCCAACCCGCTGGATTACCACACTTATATTTGGGGTGATGCGGATCGGATGGTGGCCGCATGGTTGCCCATGGCCGCAGATCACATTGGTTTGGTGATGCTGATCATAGATTATCCGCATACCGATGCCAGCGCCTGGGACTGCGCCACCCAAGCCGCGATTGCATTGCGCCGGATCAGCGAAAGACCCGTTGCTGTGGTGGCGACACTGCCCGAATTGATGCCACGCGCTGTTGCCGCGCGTTTTCTGGCGGCAGGCGTGACCCCGATCTGCGGGTTGCGTGAGGCCATGATGGCTGCGGAGGCGGCTGCAAACATGGGCACGCCACATCGTTTGCCGCTTTTAGTTCCCAAGGCTGCCGGACCCCTTGCATTGGTGGGCGAAGCCGAGGCCAAGGACCTGTTGAAGGCGCATGGCGTTCATGTGCCCAGGGGCGTTGTATTGGCTTCTTTTGATGATCCGGGACCGGCAGGCGATCTGTCGCCGCCGCTGGCGCTCAAAGGGCGCGGTCTTGCCCATAAGTCTGAGGCGGGTGCCGTGGCGTTAAACCTGTCGCATGACTGTCTTGCTCATGCAGCGGAGCCTATGGCAGCCGAAAGTTTTCTGGTTGAGGAAATGATTCTCGGGGTGGTTGCTGAGTTGCTTGTCGGGGTCACGCGCGATCCGGCGCATGGATTTCTTTTGACGATCGCCGCCGGCGGCGTGATGACCGAACTCTGGCAGGACTCGGTGTCCTTGTTATTGCCGGTCACGGCGGCGGACGTCGCGGACGGGCTGGCACAGCTCAGAACCTATCCGTTGCTGACCGGCTATCGCGGTAAACCGCGCGCTGATATTGCGGCCATTACTTCTGCGATTCTGGCGCTGCAGGTTTGTGTCGTTGCGCATGCAGACACAATTCACGAGATTGAGATCAATCCGCTGATCTGCACGTCAGACAGTGCTGTCGCTGCTGATGCTCTCATCACGATGGCCGCCCCTTCAATGCAAAAGGAAATGTAG
- a CDS encoding helix-turn-helix domain-containing protein produces MTEFTETLKSWRKMRRYSQLDLAIEADISGRHLSFLETGRARPSRGMVLRLSEALQLPLDASNQFLTQAGFAAKYGDHKWSDDQMAPIRQAVERTLSNHMPYPGLALNRMWRIVQANETATRLFGQFGFGVGDSLIDLMVSDILPEIVENWPVVAQAAASRLRVESLAQGGVPEFDRASAHLAQFGTQAERAKSPVIPTIVTIGGLRLSMFATIAQIGTPEDVMLDDFKIELYFPMDHETGAAFETMSAG; encoded by the coding sequence ATGACCGAATTCACCGAGACTTTGAAATCCTGGCGCAAAATGCGCCGCTACAGCCAACTTGATCTCGCGATCGAAGCGGATATTTCGGGGCGGCATCTTTCGTTTCTCGAAACCGGTCGGGCGAGGCCAAGTCGCGGAATGGTGCTTCGGCTCAGTGAGGCGCTGCAATTGCCGCTTGATGCGAGCAACCAATTCCTGACCCAAGCCGGGTTTGCCGCCAAATACGGGGACCACAAATGGTCGGATGATCAAATGGCGCCAATTCGCCAAGCTGTTGAAAGAACACTGTCAAATCACATGCCCTATCCGGGCCTCGCCCTGAATCGCATGTGGCGCATCGTTCAGGCCAACGAGACGGCCACACGTCTCTTTGGTCAGTTCGGGTTTGGCGTCGGAGATAGTTTGATCGACCTTATGGTATCCGACATCCTACCTGAAATTGTGGAAAACTGGCCCGTCGTGGCGCAGGCTGCCGCCTCACGCCTCCGCGTTGAAAGCCTGGCCCAAGGGGGCGTTCCGGAATTCGACAGGGCGTCCGCACATCTCGCGCAATTCGGTACGCAGGCAGAGCGCGCCAAAAGCCCGGTGATCCCAACCATCGTCACCATCGGAGGTTTGCGGCTGTCTATGTTTGCGACCATCGCCCAGATCGGAACACCAGAAGACGTCATGCTCGACGACTTCAAGATCGAGCTCTATTTTCCGATGGACCACGAAACGGGCGCTGCTTTTGAAACAATGAGCGCAGGTTGA
- a CDS encoding sterol desaturase family protein, protein MPNDAEAREAGRWNFRPQTPLAQNPLFQWPPRPRAIFKWYAAFWLEISTTTLCLVIALGAYFVILPDLAEMQVLAWSWVLKVWIANLVPQVICAGTLHYWLIMRKGQGECTKYDPRDQARDNGSFTFGNQVHDNMFWHIASGITLWSAAQVLVFWGMANGYAPVMLFPGNPVWFVAFFVLVPIWSSFHFYWIHRLLHWPPLYKMAHSLHHRNINVGPWSGISMHPIEHLLFYTNFLIHFVVPSHPIHVLFHGYVQSTHPVFSHSGFEELVVKDQRQAKMGVFFHQLHHRYFECNYGTVEMPWDRWFGSYHDGSAAATDETRARKKQMYT, encoded by the coding sequence ATGCCCAATGATGCAGAGGCGCGCGAAGCGGGGCGCTGGAACTTTCGACCCCAGACACCGCTGGCGCAGAATCCGTTGTTTCAATGGCCGCCCCGGCCTCGCGCGATTTTCAAGTGGTATGCGGCGTTCTGGTTGGAGATATCGACAACAACCCTTTGTCTGGTGATCGCGCTGGGCGCGTATTTCGTGATTTTGCCGGATCTCGCCGAGATGCAGGTGCTGGCCTGGAGTTGGGTATTGAAGGTCTGGATCGCCAATCTGGTGCCGCAGGTCATTTGCGCAGGCACGCTGCACTACTGGCTCATCATGCGCAAAGGTCAGGGGGAGTGCACGAAATACGATCCGCGCGATCAGGCGCGCGATAACGGGAGTTTCACCTTTGGCAATCAGGTCCATGACAACATGTTCTGGCATATCGCCAGCGGCATCACGCTGTGGAGCGCCGCCCAGGTGCTGGTGTTCTGGGGCATGGCAAATGGCTATGCGCCGGTGATGCTGTTCCCGGGCAATCCGGTGTGGTTTGTGGCGTTTTTTGTGCTGGTGCCGATCTGGTCAAGCTTCCATTTCTATTGGATTCACAGGCTGCTGCATTGGCCGCCGCTTTATAAAATGGCGCATTCCCTGCATCACCGGAACATCAATGTGGGGCCCTGGTCGGGCATCTCGATGCATCCGATCGAACATCTGTTGTTTTACACCAACTTCCTGATCCACTTCGTGGTACCAAGCCACCCGATACACGTGCTTTTTCACGGATATGTGCAATCCACGCACCCGGTTTTTTCGCATTCCGGTTTTGAGGAACTTGTGGTCAAAGACCAGCGGCAGGCCAAGATGGGTGTGTTTTTCCATCAACTGCATCACCGTTATTTCGAATGCAACTATGGCACCGTCGAAATGCCATGGGATCGTTGGTTCGGCAGCTATCATGATGGGTCAGCCGCCGCCACGGATGAAACCCGCGCGCGCAAAAAGCAGATGTATACATGA
- a CDS encoding class II aldolase and adducin N-terminal domain-containing protein: MSVTEMRPNLDNWQERVDLAAAFRWTVRLNMHEAVANHFSLAINESGTKFLMNPNQMHFSRIKASDLIVVDVDDPAAMEGPDAPDPTAWGLHGGMHRHCAHARCAMHVHSPYATALAALADSRLPAVDQNACMFFDRVVVDEHYGGLAFEEEGERCAQLFDDPKKKVMVMGNHGIMVIGDTVADTFNRMFYFERACQTYLLALQTGRPLRVLPDDVAEKTAREIEEYPEQDLRHLAELKAILDEEGSTYAQ, encoded by the coding sequence ATGTCCGTAACTGAAATGCGCCCCAATCTGGATAACTGGCAGGAACGCGTCGATCTTGCGGCAGCTTTCCGCTGGACCGTCCGGCTGAATATGCACGAAGCTGTTGCAAACCATTTCAGCCTTGCGATCAATGAATCAGGCACGAAATTCCTGATGAACCCCAACCAGATGCATTTTTCGCGGATCAAGGCGTCTGATCTGATTGTGGTGGATGTGGATGACCCGGCAGCGATGGAAGGGCCCGATGCGCCGGACCCGACCGCCTGGGGGCTGCATGGGGGGATGCACCGGCATTGCGCCCATGCGCGTTGCGCGATGCATGTCCATTCGCCCTATGCGACGGCACTGGCGGCTTTGGCAGACAGCCGCCTGCCAGCGGTGGATCAGAACGCTTGCATGTTCTTTGACCGGGTGGTTGTAGATGAACATTACGGTGGGCTGGCCTTTGAAGAAGAGGGCGAGCGCTGTGCGCAACTCTTTGATGATCCGAAGAAAAAAGTCATGGTGATGGGCAATCACGGCATCATGGTGATCGGCGATACGGTGGCGGATACCTTTAACCGTATGTTCTATTTCGAGCGCGCCTGCCAAACCTATCTGCTGGCCCTGCAGACCGGACGACCCTTGCGTGTTCTGCCTGACGATGTGGCCGAAAAGACCGCCCGAGAAATCGAAGAATACCCTGAACAGGATCTGCGCCATCTGGCCGAACTCAAAGCCATATTAGACGAGGAAGGGTCAACCTATGCCCAATGA
- a CDS encoding ester cyclase gives MRTFPTLIAVTAIASTVVPAFADNIDTVRSFYTDLLTTPADATSEAVRAVVAEDWKSTPTPLGGPGAEGFLTTLGAFGGLIPDLKWEVQEIWQDGDTYIVRGIATGTPQGPFLGVDPATGKSFEIMSIDVHRVEGGLLKESYHIEEWLTAIGQLTAE, from the coding sequence ATGAGAACATTCCCAACACTGATTGCTGTCACCGCGATCGCTTCAACCGTGGTTCCCGCATTTGCTGACAACATAGATACCGTGCGCAGTTTCTACACGGACTTGCTGACAACACCCGCAGATGCCACGTCAGAAGCCGTTCGCGCCGTTGTGGCAGAGGATTGGAAATCCACGCCGACACCTTTGGGCGGTCCGGGCGCGGAAGGCTTTCTTACCACGCTTGGCGCCTTTGGGGGGCTGATCCCGGACCTGAAGTGGGAGGTGCAGGAAATCTGGCAGGATGGTGATACCTACATTGTGCGGGGCATAGCCACCGGTACTCCGCAAGGCCCTTTCCTTGGCGTTGATCCGGCAACCGGCAAGAGCTTTGAGATCATGTCGATTGACGTCCACCGGGTAGAGGGCGGCCTTTTGAAAGAGTCCTATCATATCGAAGAATGGCTAACTGCAATTGGTCAGCTTACGGCCGAATAG